One Thermoanaerobacter kivui genomic window, GTTATTTTAGCTGATGAGATTTCACCTGATACTTGTAGATTATGGGATAAAAATACAATGGAAAAACTTGATAAAGATAGATTTAGAAGAGACTTAGGAAATGTAGAAGAAGCTTATATTGAAATTTTAAAGAGACTTGGAGGTATATGAAGTGGTGGTTGCAAAAGTTTATATAACACTTAAGAAAGGAATACTCGATCCCCAAGGAAAAGCAGTAAAAGGTGCGTTGCATTCAATGGGATATGAGGGTGTCAAGGATGTGAGGGTTGGAAAATATATTGAATTAACTTTTGAGGATGGTGATTTATCCCTCCTAGAGCAAAAAGTCGATGAGATGTGCAAAAAGATACTGACAAACCCCATCATAGAAGATTACACCTTTGAAATTGGGGAGGGATAAGGATGAAATTTGCTGTTGTAGTTTTTCCAGGGTCCAATTGCGATGTGGACTGCTATTATGCGGTTAAATATGGTCTTAATCAAGAAGTAGAATACGTGTGGCATCAAGAGAAAGACTTGAGCAAATACGATGTTATAATGCTTCCAGGCGGATTTTCATACGGAGACTATTTGAGGGCAGGAGCTATTGCGAGGTTTTCTCCTATTATGGAAGCTGTCAAAGAAGCCGCGGAAAAAGGAAAATATGTAATAGGTATATGCAACGGATTTCAAATACTTACTGAAGCAGGACTGCTTCCAGGGACATTGAGAAAAAATGAGGGACTGAAATTCATTTGTAAGACAGTGAGTATAATAGTGGAAAATGACAAAACTCCTTTTACTACAAGGCTTAAAAAAGGACAAGAGATAAGTCTTCCCATTGCTCATGGAGAAGGCAATTATTATGTAGACGGTCAAACACTGGAAGATATGAAGAAAAACGATCAAATTGTATTTAGGTACAAAGAAAATGTCAACGGTTCAGTTGAGAGAATAGCAGGGGTTATAAATAAGGAAGGCAATGTGTTAGGTATGATGCCACATCCAGAAAGAGCGTATGAACCTTTGCTCGGCAACACCGATGGTCTTTATATTTTAGGGTCCATAGTGGATAATTTTATAAAAGGCGGGGTTAATTGATGGAAAAGATATGGAGAAAACTTGGTCTTACTGACGAAGAATATGACAAAATAGTATCCATTTTAAAAAGAGAACCTAATATAACTGAGCTAGGAATGTACAGTGTTATGTGGTCAGAACACTGCGCATATAAAAATTCTAAGCCCATGCTAAAATATCTTCCTACAAAGGGAGAAAGAGTAATACAAGGGCCAGGGGAAAACGCTGGAGTATTAGATATTGGGGACAATTTAGCCGTTGTAATGAAGATAGAAAGCCACAATCATCCCTCCGCTATTGAACCTTATCAAGGAGCAGCGACAGGGGTGGGAGGAATAATAAGAGACATATTTACGATGGGAGCAAGGCCAATAGCTCTTTTAGACTCATTAAGATTTGGACTACCCGATGATAAAAGAACTAAATACATTATAGAAAATGTAGTTGCTGGCATAGCAGGGTATGGAAACTGCATAGGAATTCCGACGGTTGGTGGAGATACTTACTTTGACGATGCGTATAAAGGAAATCCCTTAGTAAACGCGATGTGTGTAGGAATAGTAGAAAAAGATAAAATAAAAAAAGGCGTGGCAAAAGGTATAGGAAATTCTGTAATGGTAGTCGGTGCAACTACCGGAAGGGATGGCATTGGAGGAGCAAGTTTTGCATCCCAAGAATTAAGTGAAGAGTCTGAAGAAAAGAGACCTTCTGTGCAAGTGGGAGACCCATTCATGGAAAAACTACTTCTGGAAGCTTGTCTTGAACTTTTTGAGACAGATGCAGTAGTTGCAATACAAGATATGGGAGCAGCAGGACTTACCTCTTCTTCTTGTGAGATGGCTTCTCGCGGCGGAGTTGGCATGGAACTTGACCTTGACAAGGTGCCTTTAAGAGAAGAAGGAATGACGCCCTATGAAATAATGCTTTCGGAATCTCAAGAGAGGATGTTGGTAGTAGTACAAAAGGGAAGAGAAGAAGAGGTACAAAAGGTATTCAAAAAGTGGGGATTAAATGCGGCTACAATAGGGAAAATCACTGATGATGGAATGCTTAGGGTTATCAAAGG contains:
- the purQ gene encoding phosphoribosylformylglycinamidine synthase subunit PurQ, which encodes MKFAVVVFPGSNCDVDCYYAVKYGLNQEVEYVWHQEKDLSKYDVIMLPGGFSYGDYLRAGAIARFSPIMEAVKEAAEKGKYVIGICNGFQILTEAGLLPGTLRKNEGLKFICKTVSIIVENDKTPFTTRLKKGQEISLPIAHGEGNYYVDGQTLEDMKKNDQIVFRYKENVNGSVERIAGVINKEGNVLGMMPHPERAYEPLLGNTDGLYILGSIVDNFIKGGVN
- the purS gene encoding phosphoribosylformylglycinamidine synthase subunit PurS; this encodes MVVAKVYITLKKGILDPQGKAVKGALHSMGYEGVKDVRVGKYIELTFEDGDLSLLEQKVDEMCKKILTNPIIEDYTFEIGEG